Sequence from the Candidatus Accumulibacter similis genome:
CACGAATGGACGCTGCCCGGGAGGTCGGGGTTCTCCGAGAGGCGGGATTATCAGCGATTTTTCCCCGATCTGCAATCTGCTGCTGCAACTCTGCGCAACTGCACATCCGGACGCTGCGGTGCATCACCCCTGTACGGCAGAGGAGAATCCCGCCGCTGTCCGCTGTGGCAGATGGTCAGCGGCGCATCGAGTCAAAGAACTCGGCGTTGCTTCGGGTTGCCTTGATCTTGTCGAGCAGGAACTCCATCGCTTCGAGATCATCCATGTTGTAGAGCAGTTTGCGCAGGATCCACATCTTCTGCAGCACGTCCGGCTTCAGCAGCAGCTCTTCGCGGCGCGTTCCCGATCGATTGACGTTGATGGCCGGATAGACACGCTTCTCCGCCATTCGCCGGTCGAGATGGATTTCCATGTTGCCCGTGCCCTTGAACTCCTCGTAGATCACGTCGTCCATGCGGCTGCCGGTATCGATCAGCGCCGTGGCGATGATCGTCAGCGAGCCGCCTTCCTCGATGTTGCGCGCGGCGCCGAAGAATCGCTTGGGCTTCTGCAGCGCATTGGCGTCGACACCACCGGTCAGGACCTTGCCGGAGGCCGGCTGGACGGTATTGTAGGCGCGCGCCAGACGGGTGATCGAATCCAGCAGGATGACGACGTCGCGCTTGTGTTCGACCAGACGCTTGGCCTTCTCGATGACCATCTCGGCAACCTGTACATGGCGCGTTGCCGGCTCGTCGAAGGTCGACGCGACGACCTCCCCGCGCACCGAGCGGGTCATTTCGGTGACCTCTTCGGGGCGTTCGTCGATCAACAGGACGATCAGCGTGACATCCGGGTGATTGCTGGTGATGGCGTGCGCAATGTGCTGCATCATCACCGTCTTGCCGCTCTTCGGGCTGGCCACCAGCAGGCCCCGCTGCCCCTTGCCGATCGGCGCAATGATGTCGATGATGCGGCTGGTGACGTTCTCCTCGCCGCGCATGTCACGCTCCAGCTCAAGGTGCTCGGCCGGATGCAGTGGCGTCAGGTTCTCGAAGAGAATCTTGTTCTTCGACGCCTCCGGCGCTTCGCCATTGATTCGGTCGACCTTGACCAGGGCGAAGTAACGCTCACCTTCCTTCGGCGTGCGAATCTCCCCTTCGATGGTGTCGCCGGTGTGCAGATTGAAGCGCCTGATCTGGCTCGGGCTGACGTAGATGTCGTCCGTACTGGCGAGGTACGAGGTGTCCGGCGAGCGGAGGAAGCCGAAACCGTCGGAAAGGGTTTCGAGCGTGCCGTCG
This genomic interval carries:
- the rho gene encoding transcription termination factor Rho codes for the protein MQLSELKALHVSQLLEMAVNNSIEGANRLRKHELIFALLKNQARKGESIFGDGTLETLSDGFGFLRSPDTSYLASTDDIYVSPSQIRRFNLHTGDTIEGEIRTPKEGERYFALVKVDRINGEAPEASKNKILFENLTPLHPAEHLELERDMRGEENVTSRIIDIIAPIGKGQRGLLVASPKSGKTVMMQHIAHAITSNHPDVTLIVLLIDERPEEVTEMTRSVRGEVVASTFDEPATRHVQVAEMVIEKAKRLVEHKRDVVILLDSITRLARAYNTVQPASGKVLTGGVDANALQKPKRFFGAARNIEEGGSLTIIATALIDTGSRMDDVIYEEFKGTGNMEIHLDRRMAEKRVYPAINVNRSGTRREELLLKPDVLQKMWILRKLLYNMDDLEAMEFLLDKIKATRSNAEFFDSMRR